A single window of Selenomonas sputigena DNA harbors:
- a CDS encoding P27 family phage terminase small subunit has protein sequence MAKDGTHRGGRRIRAGDKPDALVDKIAGGRAANIMELPMMELDGADLADAAELFGADMPNPSEYLSARQRNGKPLGADDIFRETWLWLKERGCERLVNPRLLESYAQAFARFIQCEEAVSQYGLIGKHPTTGGAIASPFVQMGQAFQKQSNLLWYEIFDIVKQNCTTTFSGSPQEDRMEQLLRSRK, from the coding sequence ATGGCGAAGGACGGCACGCACCGAGGCGGCAGGCGCATCCGTGCGGGAGACAAGCCCGACGCTCTGGTGGACAAGATTGCAGGCGGCAGGGCGGCAAACATCATGGAGCTTCCCATGATGGAACTGGACGGAGCAGACCTTGCAGATGCAGCAGAGCTTTTCGGTGCAGATATGCCGAATCCGAGCGAGTACCTGTCGGCACGGCAACGAAACGGTAAGCCGCTCGGCGCGGATGATATTTTCCGCGAAACATGGCTGTGGCTCAAGGAGCGAGGATGCGAGCGATTGGTGAATCCACGCTTGCTCGAAAGTTACGCGCAGGCCTTCGCCCGTTTCATCCAATGCGAGGAAGCTGTGAGCCAATACGGGCTTATCGGCAAGCATCCGACGACAGGCGGCGCGATTGCAAGCCCCTTCGTTCAGATGGGGCAGGCATTCCAGAAGCAGTCCAACTTGCTCTGGTACGAGATTTTCGACATCGTGAAGCAGAACTGCACGACGACGTTCAGCGGCTCGCCGCAGGAAGACCGAATGGAGCAGCTGCTCCGATCGAGGAAATAA
- a CDS encoding HNH endonuclease produces the protein MPRKPKRPCRITGCPNLTDKKSGYCEKHEKPMQRHYERFTRGYRQHERYGSAWRRIRDRHLMREPLCEMCRAHGRFVAATLVHHIKPLGDGGTHDESNLMSLCVSCHERIHHRRCEKNRP, from the coding sequence ATGCCGAGGAAACCGAAACGCCCGTGCCGCATAACAGGCTGCCCGAATCTAACAGACAAGAAGAGCGGCTACTGCGAGAAGCACGAGAAGCCGATGCAGCGGCACTACGAACGATTCACTCGTGGCTACAGACAGCATGAGCGGTACGGCAGTGCGTGGCGTAGGATTCGCGACCGTCATTTGATGCGAGAACCGCTGTGCGAGATGTGCAGAGCGCACGGACGCTTTGTGGCGGCGACGCTCGTGCATCACATCAAGCCGCTCGGCGATGGCGGCACGCATGACGAGAGCAATCTCATGTCGCTCTGCGTGTCGTGTCATGAGCGGATTCATCATAGAAGATGTGAAAAAAATAGACCGTAG
- a CDS encoding N-acetylmuramoyl-L-alanine amidase family protein has product MRVFLNPGHAPNGEPDPGACGWGIRECDIAKNVADLVAGYLTAAGVEVVGNLQSDSLEEVVDASNESEADLFISIHCNACNGNARGTEVWYYHRSAYGEMLADCIRHQIVDVLGTADRGSKGAKPGVNGLYVLNNTGATAVLVELAFIDNEQDAQLLRDKQDEFARAIARGVTDYEQEVF; this is encoded by the coding sequence ATGCGTGTATTTTTGAATCCAGGACACGCCCCAAACGGAGAGCCGGATCCCGGAGCCTGCGGCTGGGGGATTAGGGAATGCGACATTGCAAAGAATGTCGCAGATTTGGTGGCGGGCTATCTCACTGCCGCAGGTGTGGAGGTCGTGGGAAATCTCCAATCGGACAGTTTGGAGGAAGTCGTCGATGCCTCCAACGAGAGCGAAGCCGACCTTTTCATCTCCATCCACTGCAATGCCTGCAACGGGAATGCGCGAGGCACGGAAGTCTGGTATTACCACCGAAGCGCATACGGAGAAATGCTTGCCGATTGCATTCGCCATCAGATCGTCGATGTGCTCGGCACGGCAGATCGCGGCAGCAAAGGCGCGAAGCCCGGCGTCAACGGCTTGTATGTTCTGAACAACACGGGCGCGACAGCGGTCTTGGTGGAGCTTGCCTTTATCGACAACGAACAGGATGCACAGCTTCTGCGCGACAAACAGGATGAATTTGCCCGTGCCATCGCACGCGGCGTAACGGATTACGAACAGGAGGTTTTTTAG
- a CDS encoding DUF1492 domain-containing protein, with product MATNVSAVISNMPKSPSPNNQKMESIIVRLADTEAEINADIDRLVTLKLEIMNTIWQVEDAKACAVLERRYHSFKSWEEIAAELNVSVRWVHKIHGKALEDVEKFLKKDREMH from the coding sequence ATGGCAACGAACGTTAGCGCGGTCATCAGCAATATGCCGAAGAGTCCGAGTCCGAACAATCAGAAGATGGAAAGCATCATTGTGCGGCTCGCGGACACAGAAGCGGAAATCAATGCGGACATCGACCGTCTGGTGACTCTGAAACTTGAGATTATGAATACAATCTGGCAGGTCGAGGACGCAAAAGCCTGCGCCGTTCTTGAGCGACGCTACCACAGCTTTAAATCGTGGGAGGAAATCGCAGCCGAACTGAATGTCAGCGTGCGATGGGTGCATAAGATTCACGGCAAGGCGCTGGAAGATGTAGAAAAATTTTTGAAAAAGGACAGGGAAATGCACTAG
- a CDS encoding site-specific DNA-methyltransferase, with protein sequence MDKTTSEMKLVPIDKLVPYANNARTHSQEQINKLRGSLREFGFINPVIIDKDYGILAGHGRVAAAKAEGMESVPCVFAEHLTEAQKKAYILADNRFALDAGWDEEMLRIEMEALQGMDFDVSLTGFDEAEIADLLSTDDEAQEDDFDVDAELQKPCVTQPGDLWHLGKHRVLCGDSTKLESYERLLGNEKVNLVCTDPPYMVKLESTSGKIKNDDLNDKDAYEFLKSAFTAFHSAMAVDASIYVFYATAKACIFHDAYEDAGFKVGAGLVWKKDRLVLTRTDWKYIHEPIIWGWRKDGKHKWYGDQKQTTVFSFDRIKDSKKDGCGHPSSKPVPLLAYLIKQCTQTNGIVLDGFLGSASTLIACEQLGRICYGVELEPKFVDVAVERYIQSKDGVPEDVYLERDGERIPYVNVAKSKEEE encoded by the coding sequence TTGGATAAAACAACATCTGAGATGAAGCTCGTACCCATCGACAAACTCGTGCCCTATGCCAACAACGCACGGACACATTCGCAGGAGCAGATCAACAAGCTGCGCGGCAGTCTGCGCGAGTTCGGCTTCATCAATCCCGTCATCATCGACAAGGACTATGGCATCCTCGCAGGGCACGGACGTGTTGCTGCTGCCAAGGCGGAGGGTATGGAGAGCGTACCTTGTGTCTTTGCCGAGCATCTGACCGAAGCGCAGAAGAAAGCCTACATCCTCGCGGATAACCGCTTCGCGCTCGATGCGGGATGGGACGAGGAAATGCTACGCATCGAGATGGAAGCCTTGCAGGGCATGGACTTCGATGTATCTCTCACCGGCTTCGACGAAGCGGAGATTGCCGATTTGCTCTCAACGGACGACGAAGCGCAGGAGGACGATTTTGATGTGGATGCCGAATTGCAGAAACCTTGTGTCACTCAACCGGGCGACCTTTGGCATCTGGGAAAGCATCGCGTCCTCTGCGGAGATTCGACAAAACTCGAAAGCTATGAGCGTCTGCTCGGCAACGAGAAGGTCAACCTCGTCTGCACGGACCCGCCGTATATGGTGAAGCTCGAAAGCACGTCGGGGAAAATCAAGAACGACGATTTGAATGACAAGGACGCCTACGAATTTCTCAAATCTGCCTTCACGGCATTCCACTCCGCGATGGCAGTGGATGCTTCCATCTACGTATTCTACGCAACGGCAAAAGCCTGCATCTTTCATGACGCTTATGAAGATGCGGGCTTTAAAGTTGGTGCGGGACTTGTGTGGAAGAAGGATCGCCTCGTACTCACGCGTACGGACTGGAAGTACATCCACGAACCCATCATCTGGGGCTGGCGCAAGGATGGCAAGCATAAGTGGTACGGCGACCAGAAGCAGACGACAGTCTTTTCTTTCGACCGCATCAAGGACTCGAAAAAGGACGGCTGCGGTCATCCGTCCTCGAAGCCCGTGCCGCTTCTGGCATATCTCATCAAGCAGTGTACGCAGACAAACGGCATCGTGCTCGACGGTTTCCTCGGCTCGGCATCGACGCTCATCGCCTGTGAGCAGTTGGGGCGCATCTGCTACGGCGTGGAGCTTGAGCCGAAGTTCGTGGATGTAGCGGTGGAAAGATACATTCAGAGCAAAGATGGAGTGCCAGAAGATGTGTATTTGGAGCGCGATGGAGAGCGTATTCCGTATGTGAATGTAGCGAAATCAAAGGAGGAAGAGTGA